A window of the Planococcus citri chromosome 4, ihPlaCitr1.1, whole genome shotgun sequence genome harbors these coding sequences:
- the LOC135842982 gene encoding histone lysine acetyltransferase CREBBP-like, protein MTPERLEAAAAAHMDIHLMESFAHAGQCENLSCQRKCCVQLMQVATHAKSCALIRPENSYKCHLCRQVLPLCAIHLENCQNAKCFIPFCKRYKKCRITPIEERRCKATAAGITFEIRIGFSKQEVINFNIFRKYINRKYEKVKEKFPIYKERECEKSCDS, encoded by the exons ATGACACCGGAGAGATTAGAA GCTGCTGCTGCGGCTCACATGGATATCCACTTAATGGAATCATTCGCTCATGCTGGtcaatgtgaaaatttgagctgCCAAAGGAAATGTTGCGTGCAATTAATGCAAGTTGCCACGCATGCCAAATCTTGCGCGTTAATTAGACCAGAAAATTCGTATAAATGTCATCTTTGCAGACAAGTTTTACCTTTATGTGCTATTCACCTGGAAAATTGTCAA aATGCCAAATGTTTTATTCCATTTTGTAAGAGGTACAAGAAATGTAGAATAACTCCGATCGAAGAAAGACGATGTAAAGCTACAGCTGCCGGTATAACTTTCGAAATAAGAATTGGATTTTCTAAACAAGAAGTCATTAATTTCAATATATTCCGTAAATATATCAAT agaaaatatgaaaaagtaaaagaaaagtTCCCAATTTATAAAGAAAGAGAATGTGAAAAATCCTGCGATTCGTAA
- the LOC135842977 gene encoding histone lysine acetyltransferase CREBBP-like, producing MEDLSVVLKDLKDLTIAPSPKEARKQSIQRCIHSLVHACQCRDASCKISSCQRMKRVVQHTKACRLKVNGNCPICKQLIALCFYHAKYCQDANCGVPICSSIKLKLKQHELQQRVHQAQQLRRRLAAMNARTSSSIGPAVSAGSSGQNSSSSSSSHHQPQNAPHAGMELKPGNLQPPPSVLQVLKQVQEEAIRQQQPHGHTSTEYPNGMSQYRVALQQLLQTLRLPSSPQQLDQILQILKTNPQLMAAFIKQRQQQQQQQQQQQQQSNNPPNPPASLPPQQPTLNVASTSADFTTQNPAVPQPASLDLDMRVLLTLSKRTGMDPNHRRALNQLMEVINSPICPQQQQQIVEILESNPQLMEEFVKQKELLQPQPLSQEQLPQQQQTVDPSSQQQQEQHMELDDILTDEWFDRVENFIESNRCHA from the exons ATGGAAGATCTGAGTGTGGTTCTCAAGGATCTCAAGGATCTCACGATAGCACCATCTCCTAAA GAAGCAAGAAAACAATCGATACAGAGATGTATTCATTCTTTGGTGCACGCTTGCCAATGTCGAGACGCGAGCTGCAAAATATCAAGTTGCCAGCGCATGAAACGCGTTGTCCAGCATACGAAGGCTTGCAGGCTAAAAGTGAACGGAAATTGCCCAATTTGCAAGCAGCTTATAGCCTTGTGTTTCTACCACGCCAAGTATTGTCAA GATGCTAATTGTGGTGTGCCCATATGCTCGAGTATCAAACTAAAATTGAAGCAACATGAACTACAGCAACGCGTACATCAAGCTCAGCAGCTGCGTCGTCGTTTGGCTGCGATGAATGCGCGTACATCAAGCAGTATCGGACCAGCTGTGTCTGCCGGCAGTTCTGGACAGAATTCGTCCTCTTCTTCATCTTCGCATCACCAGCCTCAGAATGCTCCGCACGCCGGCATGGAATTGAAGCCTGGAAACCTGCAACCACCCCCTAGTGTTTTACAAGTACTGAAACAG GTTCAAGAAGAAGCGATCCGTCAGCAACAACCGCACGGTCATACCAGTACGGAATACCCGAACGGAATGTCGCAATATCGAGTAGCATTGCAACAACTACTGCAAACATTACGCTTACCAAGCTCTCCACAGCAGCTAGATCAAATTTTACAGATATTGAAGACGAATCCGCAGCTGATGGCCGCGTTTATCAAACAAAGgcaacagcagcaacaacaacaacagcagcagcagcaacaatcAAACAATCCCCCAAATCCTCCAGCATCGCTGCCCCCGCAACAACCAACACTCAACGTTGCATCTACCAGCGCTGATTTCACAACTCAGAACCCGGCAGTACCTCAGCCAGCGTCTCTCGACTTGGATATGCGAGTCTTGCTAACATTGAGCAAAAGAACGGGCATGGACCCAAATCATCGTCGAGCTCTGAATCAATTAATGGAAGTGATAAATTCACCGATCTGTccgcaacagcaacaacaaatcGTAGAAATACTTGAGTCGAATCCTCAGCTAATGGAGGAGTTCGTCAAACAAAAAGAGCTCCTGCAACCACAGCCGCTGTCGCAAGAGCAACTGCCTCAACAGCAACAAACAGTCGATCCGTCTAGCCAGCAGCAACAAGAACAGCACATGGAACTGGACGATATTCTGACCGATGAATGGTTCGATCGTGTTGAGAATTTCATCGAATCGAATCGTTGCCACGCCTAA